Proteins from a single region of Bdellovibrio bacteriovorus HD100:
- the rfbA gene encoding glucose-1-phosphate thymidylyltransferase RfbA: MKGIILAGGAGSRLYPMTRVMTKQLQSIYDKPMIYYPLSILMLGGIKDILLITSPDDQPLFKKLLGDGSQFGIKLSYVVQEKPNGLPEAFVLGEDFIGNDDVCLMLGDNLFYGDLTFFRDAIKAQKEKAGGLNGRVFAYYVADPSAYGVVEFDKNTKKVKSIEEKPKAPKSQYAIPGLYLFDKTVAKRAKALKPSPRGETEIVDLILSYHNEDTLGVEMMYRGLAWLDTGTPRSLLDAASFIGAIEERQGMKVACLEEVAYRMKFITLDQLQKITADLPKCSYRSYLEKIITEEI, encoded by the coding sequence ATGAAGGGTATCATTCTTGCCGGCGGAGCCGGTTCTCGCCTTTACCCAATGACCCGGGTCATGACCAAACAGCTTCAGTCCATCTATGACAAGCCGATGATCTATTATCCGCTGAGCATTCTGATGTTGGGCGGAATCAAAGACATTCTGCTTATCACATCCCCGGACGATCAGCCTTTGTTTAAAAAACTTTTGGGTGATGGCTCCCAATTCGGCATCAAACTTTCATATGTGGTTCAGGAAAAGCCCAATGGTCTGCCGGAAGCCTTTGTGCTGGGTGAAGACTTTATCGGGAACGACGATGTCTGCCTGATGCTGGGGGACAATCTGTTCTATGGCGACCTGACCTTCTTCCGCGATGCAATCAAGGCCCAGAAAGAAAAAGCTGGTGGCCTGAATGGCCGTGTGTTTGCCTACTATGTGGCGGATCCTTCTGCTTATGGCGTGGTTGAGTTCGACAAGAACACCAAAAAAGTTAAATCCATCGAAGAAAAGCCCAAAGCTCCAAAATCCCAGTACGCCATCCCGGGCCTGTACCTGTTTGACAAAACTGTGGCTAAACGTGCAAAAGCCCTGAAGCCCTCCCCGCGTGGTGAAACTGAGATCGTGGACCTGATCCTGAGCTATCACAATGAAGACACTCTGGGAGTGGAAATGATGTATCGTGGCCTGGCATGGCTGGACACGGGCACTCCACGTTCACTTCTGGATGCGGCTTCATTCATTGGCGCCATCGAAGAACGTCAGGGCATGAAAGTGGCCTGCCTGGAAGAGGTCGCTTACCGCATGAAATTCATCACTCTGGACCAACTGCAAAAGATCACGGCTGATCTGCCGAAATGCTCTTACCGCAGTTACCTTGAAAAAATCATCACTGAGGAAATCTAG
- the rffA gene encoding dTDP-4-amino-4,6-dideoxygalactose transaminase translates to MKIPFNLPPKSSNEEKYISQAISNKKLSGEGQFNKKCTEWFNKNLPTLMTVITPSCTSALEMAMVLADIGPGDEVILPSFTFTSTANVVALYGAIPVFVDVDPKTMNIDVDAIAKAITARTRVIMPVHYAGVGCEMDKIMDLANKNNIWVVEDAAQGIFASYKGKALGAWGHMAAFSFHETKNIVCGEGGALTINDPRLVARAEIVRDKGTNRQQFLNGQVDKYTWQDKGSSYLLSELSAAFLLSQLEEGEKITARRMAIWKQYYAGMADLEAAGKVQRMTVPAEAKANAHIFYFLLPTMQTRIELWTHLKEAGIQSTFHYVPLHSAPAGLKYGKVSGSMAVTDDHSARLLRLPLWADMTAADAQFVLDEVNKFFKGK, encoded by the coding sequence ATGAAAATTCCATTCAATCTACCGCCTAAAAGCTCGAACGAAGAGAAGTACATTTCTCAAGCCATCTCCAACAAAAAACTCAGTGGAGAAGGTCAGTTCAATAAAAAATGCACGGAATGGTTCAACAAGAACCTTCCAACCTTGATGACCGTCATCACCCCGTCTTGCACCTCGGCTCTGGAAATGGCCATGGTTTTGGCCGATATCGGTCCGGGCGATGAAGTCATCCTGCCATCTTTCACTTTCACTTCCACTGCCAACGTTGTCGCCCTGTATGGCGCCATCCCGGTTTTTGTCGACGTGGACCCCAAGACCATGAACATCGATGTCGATGCCATTGCCAAAGCCATCACCGCCCGCACACGCGTGATCATGCCGGTTCACTATGCCGGCGTGGGCTGCGAGATGGACAAAATCATGGACCTTGCGAACAAGAACAACATCTGGGTGGTTGAAGACGCGGCTCAGGGCATCTTTGCTTCCTACAAGGGCAAAGCCTTGGGAGCTTGGGGCCATATGGCCGCTTTCAGCTTCCATGAAACCAAAAATATCGTCTGCGGCGAAGGCGGTGCCTTGACCATCAACGATCCCCGTCTGGTGGCGCGCGCTGAAATCGTGCGCGACAAGGGGACCAATCGCCAGCAATTCCTGAACGGCCAAGTCGACAAATACACCTGGCAGGACAAAGGGTCTTCCTATCTGCTGTCCGAGCTTTCAGCTGCTTTTCTTTTGTCCCAACTGGAAGAGGGCGAAAAAATCACGGCCCGCCGTATGGCGATCTGGAAGCAGTACTATGCCGGCATGGCGGATCTGGAAGCTGCTGGCAAAGTCCAGCGCATGACCGTGCCTGCGGAGGCCAAAGCCAACGCGCATATCTTCTATTTCCTGCTACCTACTATGCAGACGCGCATTGAGCTATGGACCCACCTGAAAGAAGCCGGAATCCAGTCCACATTCCATTATGTGCCTTTGCATTCTGCTCCGGCGGGTTTGAAATACGGCAAAGTCAGCGGCAGCATGGCTGTCACTGATGATCACTCAGCCCGTTTGCTGCGACTGCCTTTGTGGGCGGACATGACAGCGGCGGATGCTCAGTTCGTCCTGGACGAAGTTAATAAATTTTTTAAGGGGAAATAA
- a CDS encoding methyl-accepting chemotaxis protein — translation MIDDIAFQTNLLALNAAVEAARAGEQGKGFAVVAEAVRALAQRSASAAKDINVLIKDSVEKVDRGSQIADRSGEVLQTIVTSVKKVADLNNEIAAASSEQTTGIQQISKAMNQLDQGAQANAASSEEIAASSEEISAQAQQMQGMVFSLNEVIQGSGQHEVPVAKAAAPARPSADKKVIPFAKKTTKSAVPTPRVEKKSQSSSVIPFDDDEPRGKVGTTDGF, via the coding sequence GTGATTGACGATATCGCCTTCCAGACCAACCTTCTGGCGCTGAACGCGGCTGTCGAAGCCGCTCGCGCCGGTGAACAAGGCAAGGGCTTTGCTGTGGTAGCTGAGGCAGTTCGCGCGCTGGCGCAACGCTCCGCAAGTGCCGCTAAAGACATCAACGTTTTGATCAAAGACAGCGTTGAAAAAGTCGATCGTGGCTCGCAAATCGCCGACCGCTCTGGAGAAGTTTTGCAGACCATCGTCACCTCGGTGAAAAAGGTGGCCGATCTGAACAATGAAATTGCGGCGGCAAGCTCTGAGCAAACCACCGGCATCCAACAGATCAGCAAAGCCATGAACCAGCTGGATCAAGGGGCCCAGGCCAACGCAGCCTCCTCGGAAGAAATCGCGGCCTCCTCGGAGGAAATCAGTGCTCAAGCCCAGCAAATGCAGGGCATGGTCTTCAGCCTGAATGAAGTGATCCAAGGATCCGGCCAGCACGAAGTCCCTGTCGCAAAAGCAGCGGCTCCGGCCCGCCCTTCTGCCGACAAAAAGGTCATTCCGTTTGCGAAGAAAACAACCAAGTCCGCTGTCCCGACTCCGCGCGTGGAGAAAAAGTCACAGAGCAGCTCCGTCATCCCGTTTGATGATGACGAGCCCCGTGGCAAAGTAGGCACCACCGACGGCTTTTAA
- a CDS encoding MCP four helix bundle domain-containing protein — MNSSSSWFRGLRGRLLFSAILPVIAFAVLTTISWRSMNSLGTMLTGAYTEVVPNMDALGQLGMQRARIGYFIWAALANDEDQKSRESFIKRARSAFDEFKKFEEVYASTKFTPEEAKNWEKPKSIKDSFYKLTEQMIYLLDQNNAVANKQVHTAMNGGEWHVMAIAYQDAIAANMKLYREISIANDKLQQEERKFQTQLLMLISALCATLVFGILMWIAYRVSNTVSAIATGLSEAGQQVSGAITQLTAAGQTLSQSSTEAAASLEETVASLEEMSSMVKMNSDNAKQAATLSQSSKDSAEQGQNEITMLISSMNDISQSSKKDRGNHQRD, encoded by the coding sequence ATGAATTCGTCCTCATCTTGGTTCCGCGGTTTGCGCGGGCGTTTGTTGTTCTCTGCAATCTTGCCAGTGATAGCATTCGCTGTCCTCACTACCATTTCTTGGCGTTCCATGAACAGCCTTGGGACCATGCTGACAGGCGCCTACACAGAAGTCGTTCCAAATATGGATGCCTTGGGTCAGTTGGGTATGCAGCGAGCGCGTATTGGCTACTTTATCTGGGCCGCCCTGGCCAATGATGAAGACCAGAAGTCCCGCGAAAGTTTCATTAAACGCGCGCGCAGTGCCTTTGATGAGTTTAAAAAGTTCGAAGAAGTTTATGCTTCCACCAAGTTCACTCCAGAAGAAGCCAAAAACTGGGAAAAACCCAAGTCCATCAAAGACTCCTTCTATAAGTTAACAGAACAGATGATCTATCTGCTTGATCAAAATAATGCTGTCGCCAACAAACAAGTTCACACCGCAATGAACGGTGGTGAATGGCATGTGATGGCCATCGCCTACCAGGACGCCATCGCCGCCAACATGAAGCTTTACCGCGAGATCTCGATTGCGAATGACAAGCTACAACAAGAGGAACGCAAGTTTCAGACACAATTGCTGATGCTGATCTCCGCTCTTTGTGCCACCTTGGTGTTCGGTATTTTAATGTGGATCGCTTATCGCGTTTCCAACACCGTCAGCGCGATTGCCACAGGTCTTTCTGAAGCTGGTCAACAGGTTTCCGGCGCGATCACCCAGTTGACGGCCGCAGGCCAAACACTGTCCCAGTCCTCGACCGAGGCCGCAGCGTCCCTGGAAGAAACCGTCGCCTCTTTGGAAGAAATGTCCTCGATGGTGAAAATGAATTCGGACAACGCAAAACAAGCCGCAACGCTGTCACAGTCTTCCAAAGACTCGGCAGAACAAGGTCAGAATGAAATCACAATGCTGATTTCATCCATGAACGATATTTCCCAGTCCTCGAAAAAAGATCGAGGAAATCATCAGCGTGATTGA
- a CDS encoding efflux RND transporter periplasmic adaptor subunit, protein MSRKKLVPLLIICVLLLLAYLIKAFVFSREFAYAGTVEVTKVDIPARVSSVISDFPVKEGQIVAQGQSVVTLDCEEIRLGYDLARKNYDRAVALYRSGSIAQDSYDQIKNKKDEIETRFKWCEVTSPIKGTVLTTYFEPGEMVLPGAKLLTVGDLDEVHAYFYLPHDRIALLRMNQKVTAHLPEMDDKEFEGVVAYINPEAEFTPKNVQTRDERTRLVYAVKIRFANSEGILKPGMTLEWMAED, encoded by the coding sequence ATGTCCCGAAAAAAGCTGGTCCCGCTTCTTATTATCTGCGTTCTTCTGTTACTGGCTTATCTCATCAAAGCTTTTGTTTTTTCCCGTGAGTTTGCGTATGCCGGCACCGTGGAGGTCACCAAGGTGGATATTCCGGCGCGGGTGTCCTCGGTGATCTCTGATTTTCCGGTGAAAGAGGGACAGATCGTGGCCCAAGGGCAGTCGGTAGTGACGCTGGACTGTGAAGAGATCCGTCTGGGTTATGATCTGGCCCGCAAAAACTATGACCGGGCTGTGGCACTTTATCGCAGTGGCAGTATCGCTCAGGACAGTTACGATCAGATTAAAAATAAAAAAGACGAAATTGAAACCCGTTTCAAGTGGTGTGAAGTGACTTCCCCCATTAAAGGGACGGTGCTGACCACTTACTTTGAACCCGGGGAAATGGTTTTGCCAGGGGCAAAACTTTTGACCGTGGGGGATTTGGATGAAGTTCATGCATACTTCTATCTGCCTCATGACCGCATCGCCCTTCTTAGAATGAATCAGAAAGTCACCGCACATCTTCCAGAAATGGATGACAAGGAATTTGAAGGAGTTGTGGCCTATATCAACCCCGAGGCCGAGTTCACTCCGAAGAATGTGCAAACCCGCGATGAACGGACGCGCCTGGTGTACGCCGTGAAGATTCGTTTTGCAAACAGCGAAGGCATTCTTAAGCCCGGAATGACCCTGGAGTGGATGGCGGAGGACTGA
- a CDS encoding ABC transporter ATP-binding protein has protein sequence MSGSISIEVRDLVKKLRTTEALKGLSMNFSAGVIHGVIGPEGAGKTTFLRHLMGLLKADGGAIRFISEGKKTEFSQLRERIAYMPQTQSLYPELSVHEHLEFFRTLFRLPDQEYKTRREKLLRMARLEEFTDRLASQLSGGMYKKLGLICSLLASPQVLLLDEPTNGVDPLSRRDFWELLYELVKGEDVLILVTTSYMDEALKCEVVHLLFDGKSLLEGPPSEILRQKNCRTFDEVFLQYDAQSDLQEAL, from the coding sequence ATGTCTGGCTCCATCTCCATCGAGGTTCGGGATCTCGTTAAAAAGTTGCGCACGACAGAGGCCCTGAAGGGATTGAGCATGAATTTTTCTGCCGGGGTGATTCACGGGGTGATCGGACCGGAGGGGGCTGGAAAGACCACATTTTTGCGGCATCTTATGGGGCTTCTTAAAGCTGACGGGGGGGCGATCCGTTTCATCAGTGAAGGAAAGAAGACCGAGTTTTCCCAATTGCGTGAACGCATTGCCTATATGCCCCAGACTCAAAGCCTTTATCCAGAGCTGAGTGTTCATGAGCACCTGGAATTTTTCCGGACGCTATTTCGTTTGCCTGACCAGGAATACAAAACCCGCAGGGAAAAGCTTTTGCGAATGGCCCGGCTGGAAGAATTCACCGATCGCCTGGCCTCGCAGCTTTCCGGCGGGATGTACAAAAAGCTTGGCTTGATTTGTTCTTTGCTGGCTTCTCCGCAGGTTCTGCTGCTGGATGAACCCACCAACGGGGTTGACCCCTTAAGTCGCCGTGACTTCTGGGAGCTGTTGTATGAACTGGTCAAGGGCGAGGATGTTCTGATTCTGGTCACGACCTCGTACATGGATGAGGCGTTGAAGTGCGAAGTGGTTCATCTTTTGTTTGATGGGAAATCCCTGCTTGAAGGACCGCCGTCTGAAATACTGCGCCAGAAAAATTGCCGCACATTTGATGAGGTCTTTTTGCAATACGATGCCCAGAGTGATCTTCAGGAGGCTCTGTGA
- a CDS encoding ABC transporter ATP-binding protein, whose amino-acid sequence MNSVEVRDLSVKFGDYYAVKNISFTVRRGEIFGFLGANGAGKTTTIRVLCGLLLPSHGETRVCGLDVQQNSFAVKKKVGYMSQKFTLYDDMTVAENFSFTGSLRKIADARLKEQKDRLLQFIHFRASENTLVKDLPGGIKQQVSLVSALLHDPEIVFLDEPTAGVSPAYRQRFWSLIQELATSGKTVFVTTHYMDEAERCQRIALMRSGELIALEAPEGLKRKNFPDRDPRDVSLEEVFIAEVEGQ is encoded by the coding sequence GTGAACAGCGTCGAGGTTCGGGATCTTTCCGTGAAGTTTGGAGACTACTATGCGGTGAAGAATATTTCCTTCACCGTCCGGCGCGGGGAGATCTTTGGATTTCTGGGGGCCAATGGGGCGGGTAAGACCACCACCATCCGGGTGCTGTGCGGCTTGTTGTTGCCCAGTCATGGTGAAACCAGGGTCTGTGGACTGGATGTGCAGCAAAACTCTTTCGCGGTGAAAAAGAAGGTTGGCTATATGTCGCAGAAATTCACCTTGTATGATGATATGACCGTGGCCGAAAACTTTTCATTCACCGGTTCTTTGCGCAAGATTGCAGATGCGCGGTTGAAGGAACAAAAAGACCGTCTGTTGCAGTTCATCCATTTTAGGGCTTCAGAAAACACCCTGGTAAAAGATCTGCCGGGTGGAATCAAACAGCAGGTCAGTCTGGTCTCGGCTCTCTTGCATGATCCCGAGATTGTTTTCCTGGATGAACCCACGGCGGGTGTCAGTCCCGCCTACCGCCAGCGCTTCTGGTCCCTGATTCAGGAGCTGGCCACCTCTGGAAAGACCGTGTTTGTGACCACTCACTATATGGACGAGGCGGAACGCTGTCAGCGCATTGCCTTGATGCGCTCCGGAGAGTTGATTGCCCTGGAAGCCCCGGAGGGTCTGAAAAGAAAGAACTTCCCGGATCGTGATCCCCGTGATGTCAGTCTGGAGGAGGTCTTTATCGCAGAGGTGGAGGGGCAATGA